The genomic segment GGTAGATAGGTCGCTAAGCGCTGTAGATCGGTCGTATCGACCCGGCCATTCGCGCCCGGCACAATCACAATCTGATTTTCGCCCCGACCATCCACCGCGATCGCCGCCACGCCTGAAGATGCGTCAGGATCCACCGCCACTCCACGACAGCCCACCCCGGCCTGCTGAAGGTCTGCCAGCAGCGATCGCCCCATGTCATCCTGACCTACGCGGCCTACCAAATCCGTCGGCACACCCAACCGCGCCGCCGCCACGGCTTGATTGGCTCCCTTGCCCCCTGGCACGGTAGTGAAGTCTCTGCCCACCAAGGTTTCTCCCGGTTGAGGAAAGCGATCGCAGCGGGTCACCAGATCCATATTGAGACTGCCAAATACCACCACAGATTTCACCCTATCTCTCCCTCCAGAAATCGCTGGTCTGGCCCCAAGTTTGTTATACTAATCTACGCTAAGCAATCTGGCGGCATAGCCAAGTGGTAAGGCAGAGGTCTGCAAAACCTCCATCCCCCGGTTCGAATCCGGGTGCCGCCTTTTTAGATCATTTAGATCATAAAAAAATAACTCGCTACCAAGATACAAGACATCTTGAGACAGTCGCATTCAGAGACCTAGCGTTGCAGATAGCCGTAAGCAGGTGGGTTGAGATCTGTCTTCGATGAATATTCAACGGCTGAACGTCTCCAGGTTTTCTTGATGTGTTGACCCCTGTGACGATGGCTCCATCAGCGAGTGGCGAATTAGGCTGCATCACCTAGGTTTCACCGGCCGTCAGCCAAAGGAACAGTTACTATAAAAGGCAATCGCAAACCGATGGATCATTCGACCTCAGAGGTAAGAGGGCAGGACAAGGGTTGGATGCCCTAGACGATAGGACTTAATCCGTTCTTCTTAAACTATTGTTGGCCTGCTGTGGGGTGTTCTCCATCGCACCCGCACTCATGAAACCATCATCATTTCATTACAGAGATCCTTCTAGAGACATCCTCTGTATCTAGTGGAGGGCGATCGCTCTCGGTCACAAAACGGGGTTGGCAGTGTAAAGTCAGGTGTATACAAAAGCACTTCAACGTTTTTTTAGAACATCGAAAGGTTAAGACATTATGGGTGACGCGGAACGGATATCAGTGGGGATTGTGGGTGCCTCTGGCTATGGCGGCGTGCAGTTGGTACGGCTTTTATTCGACCATCCCAAGCTTGATCTGGTGTATTTAGGTGGCGATAGCACAGCCGGAAAGCCATTTTCTGACCTCTACCCCCACTTGGGGCACGCCATTACCCAGTCTATTGAGGCGATCGATCTGGATCAAATTGCCGATCGCTGCCAGGTGGTGTTCCTGTCTCTCCCCAATGGCATCGCCTGTGATTTAGCGCCACGCCTACTAGAGCGGGGCTGTCGAGTTTTAGATCTATCCGCAGATTACCGATTCTTTGACCTGGATACCTATCAAACTTGGTACGGCAAAGAAAGGAGCGATCGCGCCGTGGCGGAAACAGCGGTTTATGGATTGCCCGAGCTGTACCGTAGCCAAATTGCCCAAGCTCGCCTCGTGGGCTGTCCTGGCTGCTATCCCACCGCCAGCCTGTTGGCCCTATCGCCGCTGCTGAAGCAAGGTTTGGTATCCCCCGAAACCGCCATTATTGACGCTAAATCAGGAACCTCTGGCGGCGGTCGCCAGGCTAAAACCAATATGTTGCTAGCCGAAGCTGACAATAGCCTCGGGGCCTACGGCGTGGCCCGCCATCGCCACACGCCTGAAATTGAGCAGATTTGTAGCGATCTTGCTGGTCATGAGGTGATGGTGCAGTTTACTCCTCATCTGATTCCCATGGCGCGGGGTATTTTAGCCACCGTCTATGCCACCATGCGCGATCCGGGGCTGGTGCGGGAGGATTTATCAACGATTTATCAAGCTTTTTACCGCTCGTCTCCCTGGGTGAAGATTTTACCCAGCGGCGTCTATCCCCAAACCAAGTGGGCCTGCGGCACCAACCTATGCTACATCGGTATTGAAGTCGATCAACGCACCGGACGAGTGATTGTCATGTCGGCCATTGATAATTTGCTGAAGGGTCAGGCCGGCCAAGCTTTACAATGTCTAAATATTATGATGGGTTGGGACGAAACCCTAGGATTACCGCAGCTTTGCTTTTATCCTTAGGGGCGATCGCTTGCCTCCAGCAACCTCGGAAGCGGTGTCCGGCGGTTGAGGCTAAAGTGATCCCGCTACCATAATGTCAGGGGAGATTGGACATCTCGGGGATTACCATAGGTGCGATCGCCCTTCAACGGGGACATCACTCTCCCCTGCAGGACAATTGCAGAGTATGTCAGCTCCCGTTTATCTACTGTGAATGGGGGCTGACAGGATGATTTGAGGATAGTTAAGCTCTCAAGGGTTCTTGATAGCCCAGTTGGGCACCGGTAGACTTGCGTTCGGTCGTACGGTGAGGACACTTCGGGGTTGGATGGTAGCCCATCCAGCAGATGCTGCTGCCTGCGTTGAAGACCCAAAATGTTGCTCGAACGAGCCGACTCGCAATGTTTAGTCACTCTGATTTTATGGATCACGCGCCGATTGTATCGCCGGACTTGTTCGAGCAGGGTAAGCAGTTGCTTCAGAAAATGGCGGAACAGCTTGATCAGGCGATGGTGGTGAGCGATCGCCATTGTTCAACCGCTCAGCGTCAGGCAGTATCAGATATTGATCAGTTTGTGATTCTCATCTCGCCGACCTTCAGCGCCATGATGCTTGGGCAGCAGGATGAAGCTCGCGATGTGGATCAGCCTCCTAGGCTCAAGACAGCTTTTAGCTTCGAACCTGAGGCGATCGCTGCTGTACTCAAGCGCCTAGCTATAGATGCGCCCCTGGATGACAGTCAGGCGATCGCTCCCTCTCAGCTCTTAACCCTAATTGATACGATCCAGCCCAACGCTGCGGCCGTCCAAAGTCACTTCACCACCCAACTCCTCGCCTTGATGAGTCAGGGGGTTTCTGTCCCGAATGTATCCCTGTGTGATCTGCGCCATCACAGCCTTGGGGCTGATGCTCCCCCTTCGGTAGAGGTATCAGCCCTCTATCCAGCCGTGTGCCAACCGGTGGAAGTGGCTCTGCGACAGCAGGTAGAACAGGAGCGCTTGCTCAACC from the Candidatus Obscuribacterales bacterium genome contains:
- the argC gene encoding N-acetyl-gamma-glutamyl-phosphate reductase; its protein translation is MGDAERISVGIVGASGYGGVQLVRLLFDHPKLDLVYLGGDSTAGKPFSDLYPHLGHAITQSIEAIDLDQIADRCQVVFLSLPNGIACDLAPRLLERGCRVLDLSADYRFFDLDTYQTWYGKERSDRAVAETAVYGLPELYRSQIAQARLVGCPGCYPTASLLALSPLLKQGLVSPETAIIDAKSGTSGGGRQAKTNMLLAEADNSLGAYGVARHRHTPEIEQICSDLAGHEVMVQFTPHLIPMARGILATVYATMRDPGLVREDLSTIYQAFYRSSPWVKILPSGVYPQTKWACGTNLCYIGIEVDQRTGRVIVMSAIDNLLKGQAGQALQCLNIMMGWDETLGLPQLCFYP